CCACGCACCATCACCGATGAAAAGGGCTCTGTAACCATCGAGGAACAGCCCAAGCGCATCGTGAACACCGCAATGTCCACCACCGGATCCTTGCTCGCCATCGACGCACCGGTCGCGGCCACCACCATCACTACCCCAGGCCCAGAGGCTGACTCCAACGGATTCTTCACTCAGTGGAGCGAGGCAGCCACCGCAGCCGACGTGCAGCCACTGTATAAGATTGGCAACTTTGATCTGGAATCGATCATCGCCCAGGACCCAGATCTGATCGTGGTCTCCACCTCCGGCGCTGACTCGGTGATGGACCACTACGACCAGCTCAAGGAAATCGCACCCACCATCGTGGTGAACTACTCCGATAAAGACTGGCCAGAATTGACCCGCCAGTTGGCTGAAGCCACCGGCCACGAGGCCGAAGCGGAAAAGATCATCGCAGAATTTGATGAGCGTGCAGCGCAGGTCAAGGAAAAGCTCGCGATTCCAGCCGGCACTACCGCCTCCATCGTTTCCTACAACAAGGGTTCAGCCTCACCAGTAGGTAAAACCACCGGGCCGCACTCGCGACTAATCACGTCGCTGGGCTTTGACGTTG
The nucleotide sequence above comes from Glutamicibacter sp. B1. Encoded proteins:
- the fepB gene encoding Fe2+-enterobactin ABC transporter substrate-binding protein yields the protein MAKDSLLSRYCSLVLPQDSAPRSLRQATTKERIQVRINLRTIASTTVAAALVLGLGACTASSSATSETSQAESSDAQQGQWPRTITDEKGSVTIEEQPKRIVNTAMSTTGSLLAIDAPVAATTITTPGPEADSNGFFTQWSEAATAADVQPLYKIGNFDLESIIAQDPDLIVVSTSGADSVMDHYDQLKEIAPTIVVNYSDKDWPELTRQLAEATGHEAEAEKIIAEFDERAAQVKEKLAIPAGTTASIVSYNKGSASPVGKTTGPHSRLITSLGFDVVEPPEEYSTNPQKRDDFVFTSYEGLAKSATGDATFLIAATDETAKTFLEDPTLANLPSVKSKNVFPLANSFRLDYYSSSQILDYFENDFPSLSK